A portion of the Nerophis lumbriciformis linkage group LG37, RoL_Nlum_v2.1, whole genome shotgun sequence genome contains these proteins:
- the LOC133577533 gene encoding beta-1,3-galactosyltransferase 2-like, whose translation MKLKRRQCFSNIAKCAFLLALLIFLVARMWHPSLTAQFSLRGSPGTCQDEGLHANISSVEEATNSPGKKNNTIIAETGLEKPEPVKTTQRDFNATLIHGLFPYIINEPAKCQGGEATPFLVFIITTVASEVEARSAIRQTWANQSLVPGVGVIRLFLLGKLEGEVGSSQQRMLQEESDKHHDIIQQDFVESYNNMTLKTLMGLHWVARYCPHAGYVMKTDSDMFINTEYLIHKLLKPDLKPKTNYYTGRIIEHELAHRDKKSRWYMSEEEYGKAEYPTFCSGTGYVLSADLADKILRISLNTHIVHLEDVHVGLCLSQLRVKPTKTSILLFNHYHVPFTRCMYSNLITSHQITPKELLQYWSSHQRHKNICQRNL comes from the coding sequence ATGAAATTGAAAAGACGGCAATGCTtttccaacattgcaaaatgtgccTTTCTCCTCGCTCTGCTGATCTTTCTTGTAGCCCGCATGTGGCATCCAAGTCTCACAGCACAGTTCAGCTTGAGAGGCAGTCCAGGGACATGCCAAGATGAAGGACTCCATGCCAACATATCATCCGTAGAAGAAGCTACAAACTCTCCCGGGAAGAAAAACAACACCATTATAGCTGAAACAGGTTTGGAGAAACCTGAGCCAGTCAAGACTACCCAGAGAGACTTTAATGCCACTTTAATCCATGGTCTGTTCCCTTACATCATCAATGAACCGGCAAAATGTCAAGGTGGAGAAGCAACACCATTCCTGGTCTTTATAATAACCACAGTGGCTTCAGAGGTGGAAGCCAGGAGTGCCAtacggcagacctgggcaaaccaGAGCTTGGTGCCAGGCGTGGGAGTTATCCGCCTATTTCTGCTGGGAAAGCTGGAGGGAGAGGTGGGAAGTTCTCAGCAAAGGATGCTCCAAGAAGAGAGTGACAAGCATCATGATATCATTCAGCAGGACTTTGTAGAATCCTACAACAATATGACCCTGAAGACCCTGATGGGTCTGCACTGGGTGGCAAGGTACTGTCCACACGCGGGCTATGTCATGAAGACCGACAGTGACATGTTCATCAACACCGAGTACCTGATCCACAAGCTGCTCAAACCAGACCTGAAGCCCAAGACAAACTATTACACAGGCAGAATCATAGAACATGAGTTAGCTCATCGTGATAAAAAGAGCAGGTGGTACATGTCTGAAGAGGAATATGGAAAAGCAGAGTATCCCACCTTCTGCTCTGGGACTGGTTATGTGCTGTCAGCAGACTTGGCTGACAAGATTCTCAGAATATCTTTGAACACACACATAGTACACCTGGAGGATGTCCACGTGGGATTGTGTCTAAGTCAGCTCAGGGTGAAGCCCACCAAGACGTCCATATTGCTATTCAACCACTACCACGTGCCGTTCACACGCTGCATGTACAGCAATCTCATCACCTCACACCAAATTACACCAAAGGAATTACTGCAGTACTGGAGCAGCCACCAGAGACACAAGAACATATGTCAAAGGAACTTGTGA